From Mauremys mutica isolate MM-2020 ecotype Southern chromosome 17, ASM2049712v1, whole genome shotgun sequence, one genomic window encodes:
- the LOC123351431 gene encoding sialoadhesin-like, whose amino-acid sequence MALVLVPAFCLLSGACAQAWGVTLAPGPLAAGAGSCVTLPCSFTYPAGWNVSAVSWTRDGDQTVYHRDGARVHADFKGRVRYLGDLQHNCSLRVAGLRPGDQGTYRFRFEAAGDGRRDGWTSLPGQQLNVSDDRCQPSLGRRTEPGPSLTCSVGAACPHRPSWYDRDGARRSPEQTPGGAGATELRISPSQLAPGAALRCQVEGYWDECDSAPSQPLGTVAPNVPRVEGSWPAGKAALREGDGFTLRCQAAALRPVAGYVWSRGDVWLPGTGQDLRVDTAAVSDGGSYACGVWVSGPGWAYLSLSARESVQVQSSGRCPCLSPGLVAGVAVALLLLVALVNVGVWYLLGRGRWQAAAEGAVQGAELSRRPKPESPYEELQGRTQDIYSQLDSPRAGSR is encoded by the exons ATGGCCTTGGTGCTGGTCCCTGCCTTCTGCCTGCTGAGCG gtgcctGCGCCCAGGCGTGGGGCGTGACACTCGCTCCAGGGCCCCTGGCTGCGGGGGCCGGCTCCTGCGTGaccctcccctgctccttcaCCTACCCCGCCGGGTGGAACGTCAGTGCCGTGAGCTGGACACGGGACGGGGATCAAACCGTGTATCACCGGGACGGGGCTCGTGTCCACGCTGACTTCAAGGGGCGCGTCCGCTACCTGGGGGACCTGCAGCACAACTGCTCCCTGCGGGTGGCGGGGCTGCGCCCCGGCGATCAGGGCACCTACCGCTTCCGGTTCGAAGCAGCGGGCGACGGCAGGAGGGACGGGTGGACCAGTCTGCCAGGACAGCAGCTCAATGTCTCCG acGACCGGTGCCAGCCCTCCCTGGGGCGCCGAACGGAACCGGgaccctccctcacctgctccgTGGGGGCCGcctgcccccatcgcccctcCTGGTACGACCGAGATGGCGCGCGGCGGAGCCCAGAGCAAACcccaggcggggctggggcgacCGAGCTGCGAATATCCCCGTCCCAGCTGGCCCCCGGCGCGGCGCTGAGATGCCAGGTGGAGGGATACTGGGATGAGTGTGActctgccccatcccagcccctggGGACAG TCGCCCCCAACGTGCCCAGGGTCGAGGGTTCGTGGCCGGCAGGGAAGGCAGCGCTGAGGGAAGGCGACGGTTTTACCCTGCgctgccaggctgctgccctgcggCCCGTCGCCGGGTACGTCTGGTCCCGCGGGGACGTGTGGCTGCCAGGAACAGGGCAGGATTTACGTGTTGACACGGCAGCCGTCTCTGACGGAGGGAGCTACGCGTGCGGGGTCTGGGTCTCCGGCCCCGGCTGGGCGTATCTGAGCCTCTCTGCCAGGGAATCGGTCCAAGTTCAGA GCTCCGGCAGGTGCCCATGTCTGAGCCCCGGCCTCGTGGCCGGCGTTGCGGTTGCCCTCCTGCTCCTCGTCGCCCTCGTTAACGTGGGGGTTTGGTACCTGCTCGGCAGAGGCCGGTGGCAGGCAGCAGCTGAGGGCGCTGTGCAGG GTGCTGAGCTTTCCCGCAGGCCAAAACCAGAGTCACCCTATGAG GAACTCCAAGGACGGACCCAGGATATTTACAGCCAGTTGGACTCTCCCCGAGCTGGTTCCCGCTGA